TTTTTACAATGTATTCTTTAACGGTGTCAGGAACTTTCGCCAGTTGTAACAACGGATGTTCCGGAGCCAAAACCATGAAAGTGGCCCCGAACAAAGTGTCAGGACGTGTTGTAAATATTCGGATCTCTGAAATATCTTTTGACGGAGGGTTGTCTATTTTAAAATCAACTTCAGCTCCGATGGATTTTCCTATCCAGTTTTTTTGCATGGTTATTACTTCTTCAGGCCAGCCTTTGGAAATTGTATCCATGCCCTCTAACAGCCTTTCTGCGTAATCAGTTATTTTAAAAAACCATTGTTCAAGGCTTTTTTCTTCTACTTCTGAATCGCATCTCCAGCATAACCCTTCTTTTACCTGTTCATTAGCAAGCACTGTTTTACAGGACGGGCACCAATTAACTGAAGATTTTTTCTTATAGGCAAGCCCTCTTTCGAACATCTTTATAAAAAACCACTGGTTCCACCTATAGTATTCAGGGTCGCAGGTAGCGACTTCCCTGGTCCAATCATAAGTTATGCCCAAACCCTTGAGCTGTTCGCGCATATTGTCGATATTCTTTTTTGTCCAGGTTTTTGGAGGTATGTTATTTTTAATTGCGGCATTTTCCGCGGGCAAGCCGAAAGCATCCCAGCCTATCGGGTGAAATACATTAAAACCTTTCATTCGTTTATATTGCGAAATAACGTCACCAATAACATAATTTCGTACGTGGCCCATATGTATTTTGCCGGAAGGGTATGGAAACATCACAAGGCAGTAAAACTTTGGAAGCGCAGACTTTTCATCTGAGAGGAAAAATTTCTTTTCTTCCCAGAAATTTTGCCATTTTGGTTCAAAACTTTTAAAATCGTAATTCATCTTATTTTTATCTTTTATCCTGCCTACAACTTCAACGCTTACAGCTCTTATTATTGGTTGTCATTACCGTAATTTGTAAGATAAATCAAATATTCTGTGTTGCCCTTTGCTCCCTGAATCGGGGATTTCACCACACCATTATATGTAAATCCCAATGATTGCGCAACACTCCTGATTTTCTCAACCGTTGCAAGCTGAACCTTCTCATCAGTAATTATTCCCCTCTTCACCTGGCTTCTTCCTGCTTCAAACTGCGGTTTTACAAGAGCAATAATTTTTACCTTATTCTTAATTACCTCTTTTATTTTCGGCAAAATCTTATCCAACGAAATAAAGGAAACATCTATAGTAATGATTTCAATTTCATCTTTTAATAATTCCGAGTCAAAATACCTGAAATTAATACTTTCTAATAAAACAACCTTAGGATTGTTGCGGAGTTTCCAGTCAATCAGCCCTTTGCCCACATCAGTCGAATATACTTTCTTTGCTCCCGACTGCAAAAGGCAATCAGTAAACCCGCCGGTTGAAGAACCGATATCCAGGCAAACCCTGTCTTTTATATCTATACTGAAATGTTGAACCGCTTCTTCAAGTTTAAGCCCGCCGCGCGAAACATATTTCAAAGGTTCTTTTACTTCAATTAACATATCAGGG
This genomic window from Elusimicrobiota bacterium contains:
- a CDS encoding TlyA family RNA methyltransferase; translation: MQINDKPANKTVRLDQLMLERKLVESREKAQALILSGNVKVNGETVPKASKKFSPDMLIEVKEPLKYVSRGGLKLEEAVQHFSIDIKDRVCLDIGSSTGGFTDCLLQSGAKKVYSTDVGKGLIDWKLRNNPKVVLLESINFRYFDSELLKDEIEIITIDVSFISLDKILPKIKEVIKNKVKIIALVKPQFEAGRSQVKRGIITDEKVQLATVEKIRSVAQSLGFTYNGVVKSPIQGAKGNTEYLIYLTNYGNDNQ